Proteins from one Vicugna pacos chromosome 25, VicPac4, whole genome shotgun sequence genomic window:
- the AARD gene encoding alanine and arginine-rich domain-containing protein: protein MPGSLGRRVSEMGLGDSRRRREGTSWGPHSILARAGLWPSTLRPARGYAEGSKSAAAPEEAPDAAAAAAAAAAAGPLLEDLRRRLARAFQRAVPRGGSRRSREEAAAAAAAREEQSRARVESALAGLRAELLEMHFQNHQLARTLLDLDMKMQQLKKEYELEIASESQSSEDNAMNLE, encoded by the exons ATGCCTGGAAGCCTGGGGCGCCGCGTCTCCGAGATGGGCCTGGGGGACTCCCGCCGCCGCAGAGAGGGAACTTCCTGGGGCCCCCACAGCATCCTCGCCAGAGCTGGACTCTGGCCCTCAACCCTGCGTCCCGCGCGCGGCTACGCTGAGGGCAGCAAGAGCGCGGCCGCCCCGGAGGAGGCCcccgacgccgccgccgccgccgccgccgccgccgccgcgggtcCGCTGCTGGAAGACCTCAGACGGCGGCTGGCGCGCGCCTTCCAGCGGGCGGTGCCTCGCGGGGGCTCGCGGCGCTCgcgggaggaggcggcggcggcggcggcggcgcgggagGAGCAGAGCCGGGCGCGCGTCGAGAGCGCCCTGGCCGGGCTGCGCGCCGAGCTG CTGGAAATGCATTTCCAAAATCACCAGCTGGCCAGAACTTTGTTGGATTTAGACATGAAAATGCAGCAATTGAAAAAGGAGTATGAACTGGAAATTGCATCAGAATCTCAAAGCTCAGAAGATAATGCCATGAATCTGGAATGA